The nucleotide sequence CGCAcatgggcagagctgggtgacacagggtgactgcagggctgtgagggGCACAGTGCAAACCCACCTTCCTGCAGAGCATGGCTCTCACCTGGTGGGGTTCAGGagcttcttcttctcctctgaTAATGGTGTCAAATGTCCACATGGGTAGTacagataaaaaagaaataaccagATCTGTTTAGTGAAGTACTTgagaagctgcagaagcagTGTCTGAAATGGAACTGAGTGTGACAAGCACAGGATGGAGCAGGGAGGGGGACCTGGAACAATCACCACCTTTCCCTTTGCAATTAAGATGTTTTTCTGGCTCTGCACTCCAAACCTGGCTGCTGACACTTCCAGCTGGACAGACACCAAGGAGGTGCTGCCAGACCAAAGCAACTTGCAGCAAATAAAACACGTGTACTGAGACAGTCAAACTGTTAAACTCGCCCGGTCATCCCACCCTCTCCTGGCACACTGTAACCCCCTGGTCCAAGAGCCCGCAGCCAAAGTGATGGTGGGTTGCAGAAGGCATTTCTGTACCTCTGTTGCTGAGCCGCTTGGCAAGGAGGGCAATGAGCGTTCCTGAGAGCACGATGCCGGCTACTGCCAGAGCCGTGCCGCTGCTGTAAGCCAGGACTTGCTTTAAGAAGGGGGCGCCATCCTCTGAAACAGGTCCACAGACCCACAAGTTAGAAAGTTGTCAGAAGGACTTCACAGCACACAGGCTGCTGAGGTGCCCCCCACCCCATTCAAGATGTGCTGTAGGAAGCCAGACCCCATAGTGTAAGAAGAGCAGGGGGTCCCACCATACCTGCACAGACAGGGGGATGCCTGGTCCAGTTCCCTGTGGCTGCGCACCTGAGCACCTCTGCTCCCATCCGAACAAACCCCTCCTCGCAGGAAAAGGTGCACGTGGAGTTGTACGTGAAGTTCCCGTGCACGtgagagcagctcagctggccTCTGCTAGGGGGCTCCAGCGTCGGGCAGCTGATGGCTGGAGGTAAAGCACAGTGGATAAAGATAGCACAGATAAAGCATAGTGGATACATCAGTAGGACAGGACTGCTGGATGGGACATGTGGGCTGCGTAGGCAGAGGATGAGCTGCCATGGACTAGGGGTGCTAAGGAGAAAGGGGTGCTGGGGAAAGCAGTCTGCTACAGCAGAGCACTTCCAGACTCGTGTGACCACGAAATCTACCTATGCATTGTGGGGTGTCCCCTGTCCAGGTCCCCATGGCCATGCACTCGCGTTTCTCTGGCCCCATCAGCACAAATCCGGTCTGGCAGGAGAAGGCACACATGGAGCCAAAGGAGAAGTTCCCGTGGAGGTGGGAGCAGGCAGCCTGGCCCATCTTGGGACTGGCTAGGGCTGAGCATTTGATGGCTGCAAGTGTAAAGAAGCACACAAATCAGGAACCTGGGAGACTACACTGCTGGGACCAAGAGACTGGGGAAcatcccagtgtcaccccaagGCTAGAAATACCCTGAGCTCTAGCTGCAGCCCTACCTTCACAGCGTGGGGCATCCCCAGTCCAGGTGCCCGCGGCCATGCACTCGCGGCTCTCCGGCCCCATCAGCACAAACCCCGTCTGGCAGGAGAAGGCACACACAGAGCCAAAGGCAAAGTCCCCGTGGGGGTGAGAGCAATTCAGCTGTCCCCAGTCTGGAGCACTGAGCTCTGGACAGGTGATGGCTGCAGGGATAGAGATACATTTCAAATAGGAGCCTGTGGACTATGAGGCTAAACTGTTGGGACCAGAGGACTAAGACACCCTAGAACATCTCGGGGACAACACAATGCCTGTGCTGCATTGAGCAGCAGCTTTACCTTCACAGCGCGGAGTGTCCCCAGTCCAGGTCCCCATGGCCGTGCACTTGCGgctgtctggccctgtcagTGCAAACCCTGTTTGGCAGGAGAAGGCACACACAGAGCCAAAGGCAAAGTCCCCATGGAGGTGGGAGCAGTTCAGCTGTCCCCAGTCTGGAGCGCTGAGCACCGGGCAGGCGATGGCTGCAGGGTAAATAAGCACACTTCAAATAGGAGCCTGTGGACTATAAAGCTAAACAGTTGGAATGAGAGGACCAAGACACCAGAAAACATCTCATGGTCACCCCAAAGCCTGTGACACCTTGCACAGCATCTCAACCTTTGCATCGTGGAGTGTCCCCAGTCCAAGTCCCCATGGCTGTGCACTCTTGGCTCTCCAGTCCTGTCAGCGCAAACCCTGTCTCGCAGGAGAAGACACACGTGGAGCCAAAGGCAAAGTTCCCATTCAGATTGGAGCAGTTCATGTTTCCTCGGTCTGGAGCACTGAGCACCGGGCAAGTGATAGCTGCAGAGATAGAAATATACTCCAAGTGGGAGCCTGGGTACTGCAAGGCTAAACTGCTGGGACCAAGAGGCTGGGGTGACATTAGGATGTTCCCCAGGATCAGTGACACCCTGAGCTCTAGCAGCAGCAATACCTTCACAGCGTGGGGTGTCCCCAGTCCAACTCCCCATGGCTGTGCACTCACGGCTCTCTGGCCCCATCAGTGCAAACCCCATCTGGCAGGAGAAGGCACACGTGGAGCCAAAGGTGAAGTCCCCATGGAGGTGGGAGCAGTTCAGCTGTCCTCGGACTGGAGCACTGAGCACTGGGCAGGTGATGGCTGCAGGGAGAAATACACTTCAGGCAGGAACCTGGGAGACTACACTGCTGGGACCAAGAGACTGGGGAAcatcccagtgtcaccccaagGCCAGTGACACTCTGAGCTCTAGCAGCAGCTCTACCTTCACAGCGTGGGGCATCCCCAGTCCAGGTCCCTGTGGCCGTGCACTCACGACTTTCCAGACCTGTCAGCACAAACCCTGTCTGGCAGGAGAAGACACATGTGGAGCCAAAGGCAAAGTCCCCATGGAGGTGGGAGCAGTtcagctgtccccagcctggagcgctgagCACCGGGCAGGCAATGGCTGCAGGGTAAATAAGAACACTTCAAATAGGAGCCTGTGGACTACGAGGCTAAACTCCTCTTGTAATAAGAGGACCAAGACATCCGAGAACATCCCATAGTCACCCCAAGGCCTGTGACACCTTGCATGGCAACTCTACCTTCACAGCGTGGAGTATCCCCAGTCCAGGTCCCCATGGCTGTGCACTCACGGCTCTCTGACCCCATCAGTGCAAACCCTGTCTGGCAGGAGAAGGCACACGTGGAGCCAAAGGTGAAGTTCCCGTTGAGGTGGGAACAGTTCAGCAGTCCCCAGTCTGGCGCGCTGAGCATGGGGCAGGTGATGACTGCAGGGCAAAGAGGCACACTTCAAGTAGAAGCTTGGGGTCTGGGAGACTAAACTGCTGGACCAAAAGGCTGGGGAAaatcccagtgtcaccccaagGCCAGTGACACTCTGAGCTCTAGCAGCAGCTCTACCTTCACAGTGTGGGGCATCCCCAGTCCAGGTCCCTGTGGCCGTGCACTCACGGCTTTCCAGACCTGTCAGCACAAACCCTGTCTGGCAGGAGAAGACACATGTGGAGCCAAAGGCAAAGTCCCCATGGAGGTGGGAGCAGTTCAGCCGTCCCCGATCTGGTGCACTGAGCGCTGGGCAGGAGATGGCTGCAATGGGAGAGCAGATCTCAGAGACAAGATAGAGGAGGTTAAATCTAGGGATTAAGAGTTGAATCCCAGTCAAACAAAACATTCTATGGTGACATGTCTTCCATTTACCTTTCTCACCCAGACAAGTCTCACCTCTTCAAAAGCAGTAATAATGTAGCTGGTACAATGATTTTTCTGCTGTAGGAGTTATTTCCTGAGGGGTGGGGAGCAGTTGCTGTTCTGCCAGAGCCCTGTTTATCCCCTGCACTGCCCCATGTTGCAGCCCCCAGGACAAAGGACCAAGGCTGCTGCAGTTCTGCTtgcctccctccctgcctccaTCCTTGtcacagcagcaggaggaaggacACCTTGGTGGCTTTCTGGCTGTAGAGGACCGATGTTGGATGACTATGATAGCTGCAGGTGCATGTACCAGcctccccaggctgtgcctggCGTGCCTCACTGTGTGCCAGGGCAGCGCTCAATTTTTGCTGGAGCAAGTGGCTATGTATATAGAGAGACACCCTGCCCACCTCTTGACCCCTCCTGCTGGGTCACCCAGTAGAGAGGGTccccatgtgtgtcctgtgtctGCTCCAGTTCTCAACTCATCCCATATTGTGCAAGGCTGCAGATGCACCACACAGTGGTGCAGGGAAGGTGGAGCAGGGCCGTCACACCCCCCCAGAAAGCCAAGCACCTCTCTGGGGCACCCAACACCTGGTTGCAACCCTCGAGCCACCAACAGGAAGATTTGCCCTGCCTCTGCAGGGTAACATACCACAACTTTCTCTCCTTTGTGGCTTCCTgccctgctctgtccctccCAGCTTGTATCTAACCTCATCTCACGGGTCCTCACCCCCACTCAAGGCAGCCCAGTCTGCCAGGATCCACCCTTCCCACAGCCGGAGGTTGGCAGTCCCCCTTCACCCTTCTCTGAGGACCCCCAAGATGCTGAGCACCTTCCCAAGGTGTTTTGCGGTGGGCTTGGGGAGATGCAGACTGTGCCACCAAGGTGACAGAGGTGCCAAGACACCCTCCTGCCCCCATGTTTGGTGCACACAGGGTGCTGACACCTGGGTGTGATTCAGGACAGTGAGCAAGTTCTGGGACAGCCTGGGAGAGCAGAGGTCTTATCCAGAGCTCACAGCCACCCTGCCCATTGCAGCCTCATCAGGGAACTGCTCCCTGCATGCAGCACTGGGAGCTGCTTCCCTGAATGACAGGCACACTGCAAGCCTAGCCTGTTGCTTGCCTGAGCAGCCTTGCCCCCAAAAAGCATCAATGCCACATCAGTGTCACATCGATGTGTCCCCCAGTCCCTGGCAGGCCCTACCTGTGCAAGTGGGGGTCTCTGCAGACCACTGCTGGGAAGCCAGGCACCGCAGTGTGCTCGCCCCTTGCTGCTCAAACCCCTCCTGGCACCCGAACACACAGGTGGAGTTGTAACTGAAGTCTCTGTAGGGATGGCTGCAGTTCATGTGTGCTCCCTCTGGTTCCAGCTCAGCACACTGCACAACTGGGGGAGACGCAGCATCGCCAGCCCGTTAGGAGAATAAAGAACCTGTGCACTTTGCCACTGGGGCTTAGATGCCTGTcagggcaggagggctgggaaTGGGAGGCTCACCATCCTCGCATTCGGGGCCATGGAATCCAGGGTAACACTGGCAGCGGTAGCTCCCGATGGTCTCCACGCACTCGCCGCGCTGGCTGCACGAAAAGGGCTGGCAGGaagctgcacacacagaggATGGTCAGCAGGAGCCACTGTCCACCCTGCCAAGGTCCCCAGCCCACCCAATCTGGCTCCGTGCTGCAGCATCCCCGCTCACCCTGGTAGCACAGCGCCTTCTTCTTCTGCTTGCAGTTCTCGTCATTCCACTTGCCCGACTCCTGCTGCCGCTTGATGTAGATCTCCACACAGTCCTGGTTGGAGCGGCGGTTGTTGGGCTCCCCCGCTGCCCAGTTCTCCGCCTCCTTTGTCAGCACCTTCTTGGTGCCAACCCAGGTCCAGGTGCCACCCAGCTTGCGGATGCCGATCCAGTAGTAGCGCCTGTGGAAGGGCAGGCTCGCGTTGAGGTACTCAATCTCCTGCTTGTTCTGGATTGCCAccaggtcagtgaagaaggtcTGGCAGTAGTTCCTGGCCTGCTCCCATGTGTAGTCGCCTTGGTCACTGTAGTGATATGTCCAGGCACCCACCTCCACCCACATGACTGCACCTGCGAGAGAGGATGGGGACCGGGACTGATGCAGAAGGGACGGGAACCCAGTCAGGGATGGGGTCCCTTGGAATATGAGGTTGGGGCTAGGGCTGGCCAAGAAATGCCACCGAGAGGACAGGGCAAAAGGACAAGAGTGGGTGAGAATGGGGCTCTAAGGGTACACAGAGACCTGGGTGGATCAAGGCATTGCAGAAGGAGCTGAGGTGGGACAGGGGTGAGGAAGGTGAGGAGTGGGTGAAGTGAGGGATGGGTGAAGGCTGAGACGGGAAGCACAGGATGAGGCAGGCAGAACACAGGTGGCAGGAGAGCCCCAAACCATGCCAACCGCTCCTCCAGCCAAGGGGTGGaagcccagccccacagcctcaTACCCCTGGCCACAAAGGTTTCCCAAAGGGGAAAACCCAACATCAAGATGGTTCTTTAAAACATGATTCCTTCCTCAAGCACAGAAGTGTACCACTTCGGTTTTCTTGCTTTACACTTCTACATGAGACTCAGGTTGGAGCGAGACAGAGCAAGAAGCATGCCCTCATCCCCAAAAGCATCTGGATCCCCAGATGGTCTGAAGAGTCTTGTAAAACTCAGTATTGCAAAACAACATCTTGCAAAAGTCAAGTTCACATCCTGGTCATGCCCACCAGCCAGAGCAAAGCCAGAGATTAACTGGAACCCACACCCAGAAGCGAGGGGCACTTTGCTGAAACCCTGTTCTTATTTACAGCGTTTCACACCACAACTTGATGCAATGAAAGGGTTTTAGCCACCAAAAAAAagcttcctccctcctccccagaaGCAGGTATCTCCACAACTGCAGAAACTGATACAAGGATCGTATCTTCATCTGTGCAGAAAGTGAGATGGGGATCGAAGTTTTCTCCAAACAACCAGCCTTGGGTACCCTGTGTCTCAGGAGAGCATATCACACTCTGGTCATGCAGGCAGTGTTCTGGACATCACAGATTAGATGCAAATCTAGGGCTTCCCAAGTCTAATTAGGGCTCTAGTTTTGTCAATAATTACACATAATTCTAAGCAAAATTCCCATAATTTGTCCATATTTCCTTGTGAAAGGGTAAACTGTCCACTTCGCCTAATAAAACCAAGTCTGAGGAAAATGTGGTCTTCAACAGCAGCTCTTCTCTTCACGCCTTTCGAgtctggggctgcaggacaggAGCTCAGGGCAGCTCTGGGAACCTGCCCTGTCCTCAGCTCCCACCACCCATGTCCCAGCCCTCACTAtcttcccagcccagctcagggcAGCCACCCTGCTGCTCTCATGTGCCCCATCCCCAAACCAAGAAAAACCAAGGGGGTCTATCTGCTACATGCCCATCCTCCACATGCTTCCCACCTCtttcctccagctccaccagtaACAACCTCTCTGTAGCACAGCTCATCCCTGTTCCTTCCCCTCAGCCTTATGTTACCTCTCCCAGCCCCAACCagagctgaacccccaggtggGTGCTGTTTGCCTGTGTTTCAACCACTCCACTCCCCTGAGAGCCCCCCCAAAGCTCCCCCCAGGACTGTTCTCAACACCCACCACACTCAGGGTgcctttgcatttttgtttcgCCCTCAGAGCTAAATCTCAGCCTCCTCCTGACAATTTTGCACTTGCCTCTGTTCCTTAGCTGTTCCTTAGCTCAGTCACGAAAGGTCCTTTGGAAAATAATCCATAAAGATCCTCCAGCTCATGGAGGATCTCTAGGGACAGAGCGGGCACCGGCAGGTTTTGCTTTGTGCACTGCCAGTATGTGAAGGAAATATCCTAcaagcagcaaaaccaaattaGTTTCTACTctaatttcttttcctgatgtcaATTAGAAGCTTTAACTCTGCGTGGTGCTACCTCAGCTGTACTCCCAGCCCTTCCTCGCACCTGTGGGTGCAGGCAGCTTACCCCATGCAATGGCAGTGATGGCCAGGTAGCAGATGTCACGGGAGCCCAGAGCCTGCGTTCTCCCAGCAGATCGCagtcccacagcagtgccctgcGTGCCAGGGAGGGAGGTGTGAGCATGTCTGTCCCAGGGGGGCTCATGCACCCCACTGTGCCCCCATGCCACACACCTGGTAGCCACAAGCTAGGTGCCATGTGCCACCGGTCAGGTAcagttctgctgcagaaagGGTCCCCCACTTTTCAGGGGCTGTGCCTCCCATGCAATTCACTCCTGGGGAGTCCCAAAGTCCAGGGCGTGCCTTGTGCCCCCAAGCCTCCCACCCCCCTGGGCTAGCATCTGCCTGTGCAGTGGCAGTGCCCTGTGCTCCCAGCACAGCcttgctgcctgcagcagggtCTCTGTCCCACAGGTCCCCGGCAGTGGCACTGGTT is from Columba livia isolate bColLiv1 breed racing homer chromosome 8, bColLiv1.pat.W.v2, whole genome shotgun sequence and encodes:
- the LOC102097377 gene encoding P-selectin isoform X2, whose protein sequence is MARADPTVPLWPWAGSGGVCGGGRALWRGRRRRGAGCGLAAGLGWEGKRPRAGSDAACARRKCEHRYPPRPDVLHAASSWATCVRDTDMGTAVGLRSAGRTQALGSRDICYLAITAIAWGAVMWVEVGAWTYHYSDQGDYTWEQARNYCQTFFTDLVAIQNKQEIEYLNASLPFHRRYYWIGIRKLGGTWTWVGTKKVLTKEAENWAAGEPNNRRSNQDCVEIYIKRQQESGKWNDENCKQKKKALCYQASCQPFSCSQRGECVETIGSYRCQCYPGFHGPECEDVVQCAELEPEGAHMNCSHPYRDFSYNSTCVFGCQEGFEQQGASTLRCLASQQWSAETPTCTAISCPALSAPDRGRLNCSHLHGDFAFGSTCVFSCQTGFVLTGLESRECTATGTWTGDAPHCEVITCPMLSAPDWGLLNCSHLNGNFTFGSTCAFSCQTGFALMGSESRECTAMGTWTGDTPRCEAIACPVLSAPGWGQLNCSHLHGDFAFGSTCVFSCQTGFVLTGLESRECTATGTWTGDAPRCEAITCPVLSAPVRGQLNCSHLHGDFTFGSTCAFSCQMGFALMGPESRECTAMGSWTGDTPRCEAITCPVLSAPDRGNMNCSNLNGNFAFGSTCVFSCETGFALTGLESQECTAMGTWTGDTPRCKAIACPVLSAPDWGQLNCSHLHGDFAFGSVCAFSCQTGFALTGPDSRKCTAMGTWTGDTPRCEAITCPELSAPDWGQLNCSHPHGDFAFGSVCAFSCQTGFVLMGPESRECMAAGTWTGDAPRCEAIKCSALASPKMGQAACSHLHGNFSFGSMCAFSCQTGFVLMGPEKRECMAMGTWTGDTPQCIAISCPTLEPPSRGQLSCSHVHGNFTYNSTCTFSCEEGFVRMGAEVLRCAATGNWTRHPPVCAEDGAPFLKQVLAYSSGTALAVAGIVLSGTLIALLAKRLSNREEKKKLLNPTR
- the LOC102097377 gene encoding P-selectin isoform X3 — translated: MDVGTAVGLRSAGRTQALGSRDICYLAITAIAWGAVMWVEVGAWTYHYSDQGDYTWEQARNYCQTFFTDLVAIQNKQEIEYLNASLPFHRRYYWIGIRKLGGTWTWVGTKKVLTKEAENWAAGEPNNRRSNQDCVEIYIKRQQESGKWNDENCKQKKKALCYQASCQPFSCSQRGECVETIGSYRCQCYPGFHGPECEDVVQCAELEPEGAHMNCSHPYRDFSYNSTCVFGCQEGFEQQGASTLRCLASQQWSAETPTCTAISCPALSAPDRGRLNCSHLHGDFAFGSTCVFSCQTGFVLTGLESRECTATGTWTGDAPHCEVITCPMLSAPDWGLLNCSHLNGNFTFGSTCAFSCQTGFALMGSESRECTAMGTWTGDTPRCEAIACPVLSAPGWGQLNCSHLHGDFAFGSTCVFSCQTGFVLTGLESRECTATGTWTGDAPRCEAITCPVLSAPVRGQLNCSHLHGDFTFGSTCAFSCQMGFALMGPESRECTAMGSWTGDTPRCEAITCPVLSAPDRGNMNCSNLNGNFAFGSTCVFSCETGFALTGLESQECTAMGTWTGDTPRCKAIACPVLSAPDWGQLNCSHLHGDFAFGSVCAFSCQTGFALTGPDSRKCTAMGTWTGDTPRCEAITCPELSAPDWGQLNCSHPHGDFAFGSVCAFSCQTGFVLMGPESRECMAAGTWTGDAPRCEAIKCSALASPKMGQAACSHLHGNFSFGSMCAFSCQTGFVLMGPEKRECMAMGTWTGDTPQCIAISCPTLEPPSRGQLSCSHVHGNFTYNSTCTFSCEEGFVRMGAEVLRCAATGNWTRHPPVCAEDGAPFLKQVLAYSSGTALAVAGIVLSGTLIALLAKRLSNREEKKKLLNPTSDLGSPGIFTNAAYDANL
- the LOC102097377 gene encoding P-selectin isoform X1 → MARADPTVPLWPWAGSGGVCGGGRALWRGRRRRGAGCGLAAGLGWEGKRPRAGSDAACARRKCEHRYPPRPDVLHAASSWATCVRDTDMGTAVGLRSAGRTQALGSRDICYLAITAIAWGAVMWVEVGAWTYHYSDQGDYTWEQARNYCQTFFTDLVAIQNKQEIEYLNASLPFHRRYYWIGIRKLGGTWTWVGTKKVLTKEAENWAAGEPNNRRSNQDCVEIYIKRQQESGKWNDENCKQKKKALCYQASCQPFSCSQRGECVETIGSYRCQCYPGFHGPECEDVVQCAELEPEGAHMNCSHPYRDFSYNSTCVFGCQEGFEQQGASTLRCLASQQWSAETPTCTAISCPALSAPDRGRLNCSHLHGDFAFGSTCVFSCQTGFVLTGLESRECTATGTWTGDAPHCEVITCPMLSAPDWGLLNCSHLNGNFTFGSTCAFSCQTGFALMGSESRECTAMGTWTGDTPRCEAIACPVLSAPGWGQLNCSHLHGDFAFGSTCVFSCQTGFVLTGLESRECTATGTWTGDAPRCEAITCPVLSAPVRGQLNCSHLHGDFTFGSTCAFSCQMGFALMGPESRECTAMGSWTGDTPRCEAITCPVLSAPDRGNMNCSNLNGNFAFGSTCVFSCETGFALTGLESQECTAMGTWTGDTPRCKAIACPVLSAPDWGQLNCSHLHGDFAFGSVCAFSCQTGFALTGPDSRKCTAMGTWTGDTPRCEAITCPELSAPDWGQLNCSHPHGDFAFGSVCAFSCQTGFVLMGPESRECMAAGTWTGDAPRCEAIKCSALASPKMGQAACSHLHGNFSFGSMCAFSCQTGFVLMGPEKRECMAMGTWTGDTPQCIAISCPTLEPPSRGQLSCSHVHGNFTYNSTCTFSCEEGFVRMGAEVLRCAATGNWTRHPPVCAEDGAPFLKQVLAYSSGTALAVAGIVLSGTLIALLAKRLSNREEKKKLLNPTSDLGSPGIFTNAAYDANL
- the LOC102097377 gene encoding P-selectin isoform X5, with translation MGRYYWIGIRKLGGTWTWVGTKKVLTKEAENWAAGEPNNRRSNQDCVEIYIKRQQESGKWNDENCKQKKKALCYQASCQPFSCSQRGECVETIGSYRCQCYPGFHGPECEDVVQCAELEPEGAHMNCSHPYRDFSYNSTCVFGCQEGFEQQGASTLRCLASQQWSAETPTCTAISCPALSAPDRGRLNCSHLHGDFAFGSTCVFSCQTGFVLTGLESRECTATGTWTGDAPHCEVITCPMLSAPDWGLLNCSHLNGNFTFGSTCAFSCQTGFALMGSESRECTAMGTWTGDTPRCEAIACPVLSAPGWGQLNCSHLHGDFAFGSTCVFSCQTGFVLTGLESRECTATGTWTGDAPRCEAITCPVLSAPVRGQLNCSHLHGDFTFGSTCAFSCQMGFALMGPESRECTAMGSWTGDTPRCEAITCPVLSAPDRGNMNCSNLNGNFAFGSTCVFSCETGFALTGLESQECTAMGTWTGDTPRCKAIACPVLSAPDWGQLNCSHLHGDFAFGSVCAFSCQTGFALTGPDSRKCTAMGTWTGDTPRCEAITCPELSAPDWGQLNCSHPHGDFAFGSVCAFSCQTGFVLMGPESRECMAAGTWTGDAPRCEAIKCSALASPKMGQAACSHLHGNFSFGSMCAFSCQTGFVLMGPEKRECMAMGTWTGDTPQCIAISCPTLEPPSRGQLSCSHVHGNFTYNSTCTFSCEEGFVRMGAEVLRCAATGNWTRHPPVCAEDGAPFLKQVLAYSSGTALAVAGIVLSGTLIALLAKRLSNREEKKKLLNPTSDLGSPGIFTNAAYDANL
- the LOC102097377 gene encoding P-selectin isoform X4; amino-acid sequence: MWVEVGAWTYHYSDQGDYTWEQARNYCQTFFTDLVAIQNKQEIEYLNASLPFHRRYYWIGIRKLGGTWTWVGTKKVLTKEAENWAAGEPNNRRSNQDCVEIYIKRQQESGKWNDENCKQKKKALCYQASCQPFSCSQRGECVETIGSYRCQCYPGFHGPECEDVVQCAELEPEGAHMNCSHPYRDFSYNSTCVFGCQEGFEQQGASTLRCLASQQWSAETPTCTAISCPALSAPDRGRLNCSHLHGDFAFGSTCVFSCQTGFVLTGLESRECTATGTWTGDAPHCEVITCPMLSAPDWGLLNCSHLNGNFTFGSTCAFSCQTGFALMGSESRECTAMGTWTGDTPRCEAIACPVLSAPGWGQLNCSHLHGDFAFGSTCVFSCQTGFVLTGLESRECTATGTWTGDAPRCEAITCPVLSAPVRGQLNCSHLHGDFTFGSTCAFSCQMGFALMGPESRECTAMGSWTGDTPRCEAITCPVLSAPDRGNMNCSNLNGNFAFGSTCVFSCETGFALTGLESQECTAMGTWTGDTPRCKAIACPVLSAPDWGQLNCSHLHGDFAFGSVCAFSCQTGFALTGPDSRKCTAMGTWTGDTPRCEAITCPELSAPDWGQLNCSHPHGDFAFGSVCAFSCQTGFVLMGPESRECMAAGTWTGDAPRCEAIKCSALASPKMGQAACSHLHGNFSFGSMCAFSCQTGFVLMGPEKRECMAMGTWTGDTPQCIAISCPTLEPPSRGQLSCSHVHGNFTYNSTCTFSCEEGFVRMGAEVLRCAATGNWTRHPPVCAEDGAPFLKQVLAYSSGTALAVAGIVLSGTLIALLAKRLSNREEKKKLLNPTSDLGSPGIFTNAAYDANL